From a region of the Synechococcus sp. RS9916 genome:
- a CDS encoding D-alanyl-D-alanine carboxypeptidase family protein, whose amino-acid sequence MVRAAAPRRSSRDDIPVARRSRPPQRVRRSGSGLFLACCFVFGGSLAAVLFGPSLVSRFTPSVSGVEGIAERPTEDGRLLGHFPYPEADQSALVEISPGLMLQVDAAEALRSMRRAAAADGIDLRLLSGYRSHSLQKGIFFDVKSARNQTASERAKVSAPPGYSEHSTGLAVDLGDGDDPGTNLSQSFESTPAFRWLQDHAAAYHFTLSFPIGNIQGVSYEPWHWRFEGSSDALRLFEPARRLAQTR is encoded by the coding sequence GTGGTACGTGCGGCCGCCCCCCGCCGCTCCAGTCGGGACGACATTCCGGTTGCGCGTCGTTCCCGGCCGCCTCAGCGAGTCCGTCGCAGCGGATCGGGATTGTTTTTGGCGTGTTGTTTTGTCTTCGGTGGCTCCCTCGCTGCCGTCCTGTTTGGTCCGTCGCTGGTATCCCGCTTCACCCCTTCTGTTTCAGGCGTTGAGGGCATTGCAGAGCGTCCCACCGAAGATGGCCGACTCTTGGGCCACTTCCCTTATCCAGAGGCCGATCAGAGCGCTCTGGTGGAGATTTCACCCGGTCTGATGCTGCAGGTTGACGCTGCGGAGGCCTTGCGTTCGATGCGGCGTGCCGCTGCAGCTGACGGAATCGATTTGCGCTTACTCAGCGGCTACCGCTCCCATTCCCTGCAAAAGGGAATTTTCTTTGATGTGAAATCGGCACGTAATCAGACCGCCAGCGAGCGGGCCAAGGTCAGTGCACCCCCGGGATACTCGGAACACAGCACCGGCCTGGCGGTCGACCTTGGTGATGGCGACGACCCCGGAACGAACCTGTCGCAATCGTTTGAATCCACACCCGCGTTTCGGTGGCTGCAAGACCATGCGGCCGCTTATCACTTCACTTTGTCCTTCCCGATCGGCAATATTCAAGGTGTGAGCTACGAGCCTTGGCATTGGCGTTTTGAAGGCTCGTCAGATGCCCTGCGCTTGTTTGAACCCGCCCGCCGTCTGGCCCAGACCCGTTGA
- a CDS encoding NADPH-dependent assimilatory sulfite reductase hemoprotein subunit, protein MAGQPLPKAEQRKLDSGHLKQPLLDELANELPYFSEDALQLLKFHGSYQQDDRDKREKGKDKTWQMMLRLRSPGGRIPTGLYLAMDELADRLGDGTLRATTRQAFQMHGVPKADLKEVIGTIVRNLGSTLAACGDINRNVMAPAAPFDKGGYPAARQLADEIADVLSPETAEGSYLDLWVDGDLSYRIKPSRKVKKVRSRQLEGGVFSGDEAEPLYGDTYLPRKFKVAVTVPGDNSVDLLTQDIGLVAFTETTGELRGCNVYVGGGMGRTHNKEETFARIADPLGYVPADQVLDLVQSVLALQRDHGDRKLRRHARMKYLLHDKGIQWFRDELTRTYFQGDLKPLRNEPKAKLHDYLGWHRHRAGMWFVGLPLLCGRLEGEFKAGLRKIVETYQLEIRLTPNQDLLLCNIGTPQRASIRAALAELGVETPEMPAPLARHAIACPALPTCGLAITESERILPAVLDRLDHQLQRLEIAKPVLIRMTGCPNGCARPYMAELALVGSGVEQYQLWLGGSGNLQRLAKPYLQKMPLDQLETTLEPLLVSWKEAGGRRSLGDHVHKLGDEAVAELLNV, encoded by the coding sequence ATGGCAGGGCAGCCACTGCCCAAGGCGGAGCAACGCAAGCTCGACAGCGGCCACCTCAAGCAGCCGTTGCTGGATGAGCTCGCCAATGAGCTGCCTTACTTCAGCGAAGACGCACTGCAGTTGCTGAAGTTTCACGGCAGCTACCAGCAGGACGATCGCGATAAACGAGAAAAAGGCAAGGACAAGACCTGGCAGATGATGCTGCGCCTGCGCAGCCCCGGGGGGAGGATTCCCACCGGGCTTTACCTGGCCATGGATGAGCTTGCCGACCGACTGGGCGACGGCACGTTGCGGGCCACCACCCGGCAGGCTTTCCAGATGCACGGTGTGCCGAAAGCCGACCTGAAAGAGGTGATCGGCACGATCGTTCGCAATCTGGGGTCAACCCTGGCCGCCTGCGGCGATATCAATCGCAACGTGATGGCTCCAGCCGCACCGTTCGACAAAGGGGGCTATCCAGCGGCACGTCAGCTGGCGGATGAGATCGCCGATGTTCTGAGCCCTGAAACCGCTGAAGGGTCCTACCTGGATCTTTGGGTCGATGGCGATCTCAGCTACCGGATCAAGCCCAGCCGCAAGGTCAAAAAAGTCCGCTCCCGGCAATTGGAAGGCGGCGTGTTTTCTGGAGATGAGGCAGAACCTCTCTATGGAGACACCTATCTGCCGCGCAAATTCAAGGTGGCGGTGACCGTGCCTGGCGACAACTCGGTGGATCTCCTCACCCAGGACATCGGTCTGGTGGCCTTCACCGAAACCACAGGTGAACTTCGCGGTTGCAACGTCTATGTGGGAGGTGGAATGGGCCGCACCCACAACAAGGAAGAAACCTTTGCTCGCATTGCCGATCCTCTGGGATACGTGCCCGCCGATCAGGTGCTCGACCTGGTTCAAAGCGTTTTGGCCCTCCAACGGGACCATGGCGACCGCAAGCTTCGGCGCCATGCCCGCATGAAGTATCTGCTTCATGACAAGGGAATTCAGTGGTTCCGCGACGAACTCACCCGCACTTACTTCCAAGGGGATCTCAAACCCCTGCGCAACGAGCCCAAAGCCAAACTCCACGACTACCTCGGATGGCACCGCCATCGCGCTGGGATGTGGTTTGTGGGCCTTCCATTGCTGTGCGGTCGCCTGGAAGGGGAGTTCAAAGCAGGGCTCAGGAAGATTGTGGAGACGTATCAGCTGGAAATCCGGCTGACGCCGAATCAGGATCTACTGCTGTGCAACATCGGCACACCGCAACGCGCGTCCATCCGTGCGGCCCTGGCGGAGCTGGGCGTCGAAACCCCCGAGATGCCTGCTCCACTCGCCCGCCATGCGATCGCCTGCCCTGCACTACCAACCTGCGGACTCGCCATTACGGAATCAGAGCGGATCCTTCCCGCAGTGCTGGATCGCCTTGATCACCAGCTGCAGCGCCTCGAGATCGCCAAGCCGGTGCTGATTCGCATGACGGGCTGTCCCAATGGTTGTGCCCGCCCCTACATGGCGGAACTGGCCCTGGTAGGCAGTGGAGTCGAGCAATACCAGCTTTGGCTTGGAGGAAGCGGGAATTTGCAGCGACTGGCCAAGCCATACCTGCAAAAAATGCCTCTCGATCAGCTGGAAACCACGCTTGAACCGCTGCTCGTCAGCTGGAAAGAAGCGGGTGGGCGACGCAGCCTTGGCGATCACGTGCACAAGCTCGGTGATGAGGCTGTCGCCGAACTACTCAACGTTTAA
- a CDS encoding M15 family metallopeptidase yields MSATLVPLAKASVLRPWSDREIKDCGEPLRPLRPELLCLCPHPYQSLGAPYGQAADPFVLREGVRQRLIAAEQQLRRQHPDLCFAIFDAWRPIPVQRFMVEHAVAEEGARLGLSPLDPSAQGQSPDPALQAAWDEVRRSVGRFWAPPSNDPSTPPPHSTGAAVDLTLANLQGEPLEMGGAIDAIGAVSEPDFYAEAARTGADPQGAQFHDRRSLLARVLESQGFCRHPHEWWHFSFGDQLWAWRTGYDQALYGCCDPAC; encoded by the coding sequence GTGTCTGCGACTCTGGTGCCACTCGCCAAGGCATCGGTGTTGCGTCCGTGGAGCGACCGAGAAATCAAGGATTGCGGAGAGCCTTTGCGCCCTCTGCGTCCTGAGCTGTTATGTCTTTGCCCCCATCCCTATCAATCCTTAGGGGCGCCCTACGGCCAGGCCGCGGATCCCTTTGTCCTTCGGGAGGGTGTCCGTCAGCGACTAATCGCAGCAGAGCAGCAGCTCCGACGTCAGCACCCTGATCTGTGCTTCGCCATCTTTGATGCCTGGCGACCCATTCCAGTGCAGCGCTTCATGGTCGAGCACGCTGTGGCTGAAGAGGGGGCCCGCCTTGGCCTTTCTCCGCTTGACCCATCGGCGCAAGGGCAGTCACCTGACCCTGCACTTCAGGCTGCCTGGGATGAGGTGCGACGAAGTGTGGGGCGTTTCTGGGCTCCTCCGAGCAATGATCCATCAACGCCACCACCGCACAGCACGGGTGCCGCGGTCGATCTCACCTTGGCGAATCTGCAGGGGGAACCTTTGGAGATGGGGGGAGCGATTGATGCGATCGGTGCGGTGTCCGAGCCGGATTTCTACGCCGAGGCCGCGCGTACAGGAGCTGACCCCCAGGGGGCTCAATTCCACGATCGGCGCTCGTTGCTCGCCCGCGTATTGGAGTCACAAGGGTTCTGCCGCCATCCCCATGAGTGGTGGCATTTCAGCTTTGGCGATCAGCTTTGGGCCTGGCGAACTGGTTACGACCAGGCTCTTTATGGATGCTGTGATCCTGCGTGTTGA
- the recG gene encoding ATP-dependent DNA helicase RecG, translated as MVAESSNQSAPELNQGCSAADLELLAAWLRPLQTALTLEADRGFGDLQGRQERFHNFLVRQLGEPPPIPLPADSRARLQDFVVSYCDYPGLPEPSRRRLVTITRQWLHGLRQRLEPTRPMAPPRLRVVESSAPQRSADGQGTLVLDAPLSRVKGIGPKLAERLASLGLLLVRDLLLYYPRDYVDYSAMRRIEALEPGTTATIVATVRRCHGFTSPRNPNLSILELQVQDPTGRLKVTRFLAGKRFSSPAALHTQTRQYPVGATVAISGLVKSGPYGLSFQDPLIEVLESASAPVRSPQIGRLLPVYALTEGLAADRLRKLVALVLPAAQHWPEPLSADRRDALELMSRPLALDQIHRPKNRDALQRARRRLVFDEFLLLQLGLMQRRAAHRQRQAPCLEGVGQRDGLVGRFLSLLPFDLTAAQQRVLAEIEVDLAKAEPMARLVQGDVGSGKTVVAVAALLNAVDAGWQGALMAPTEVLAEQHYRSLCQWLTPLHISVELLTGSTSRPNRRRMLTDLANGTLRILVGTHALIEDPVDFSRLGLVVVDEQHRFGVRQRNRLLSKGLQPHLLTMTATPIPRTLALSLHGDLDVSQIDELPPGRTPIQTRQISGSDRDQAYDLIREQVQAGQRAYVVLPLVEESEKMDLRSAVDVHRQLVEEVFPDCSVGLLHGRLNSAEKQAVIQAFARGDCQVLVSTTVVEVGVDVPEASVMVIDHADRFGLAQLHQLRGRVGRGAAASHCLLVNDSRNPLARQRLDVLVRSTDGFEIAEMDLRLRGPGQVLGTRQSGLPDLALASLADDGAVLDDAREEASRLIQEDPGLNGYPVLRQLLENQLLRMTSAGQLN; from the coding sequence GTGGTGGCCGAGTCCTCCAACCAATCCGCCCCAGAGCTGAATCAGGGCTGTTCTGCCGCTGATCTGGAGTTGCTTGCTGCATGGTTACGGCCTCTGCAGACAGCTCTCACGCTTGAGGCGGATCGTGGCTTTGGCGATCTGCAGGGGCGCCAAGAGCGCTTTCACAATTTTCTTGTGCGCCAACTTGGGGAGCCACCTCCGATTCCGCTCCCTGCCGATAGCCGGGCACGTCTCCAAGACTTTGTGGTCTCCTATTGCGACTACCCCGGTCTGCCTGAGCCCTCCCGCCGCCGGTTGGTCACGATCACCCGGCAGTGGCTGCATGGATTGCGCCAACGCTTGGAGCCCACGCGTCCGATGGCCCCGCCCCGGTTGCGGGTGGTGGAGTCTTCCGCGCCGCAGCGATCGGCGGATGGACAAGGGACGTTGGTCCTCGATGCACCCTTGTCGCGCGTGAAGGGAATTGGCCCGAAGTTGGCTGAGCGATTGGCTTCGCTCGGGTTGCTGCTGGTCCGCGATCTGTTGCTCTACTACCCCCGCGATTACGTCGACTATTCGGCGATGCGGCGCATTGAAGCGCTGGAACCCGGAACGACGGCAACGATTGTGGCCACCGTGCGGCGCTGCCACGGATTCACCAGTCCGCGCAATCCCAATCTCTCGATTCTTGAGCTGCAGGTTCAGGATCCGACCGGACGGCTCAAGGTGACGCGTTTTCTTGCAGGCAAACGATTCAGCAGCCCAGCGGCACTGCACACCCAGACCCGCCAATATCCAGTTGGGGCCACCGTAGCCATTAGTGGTCTGGTGAAATCCGGCCCCTACGGTCTCAGTTTTCAGGATCCGCTGATTGAGGTGTTGGAGAGTGCAAGCGCTCCGGTTCGATCCCCTCAGATCGGGAGATTGCTCCCTGTGTATGCACTTACTGAGGGGCTCGCCGCCGATCGCCTGCGCAAGCTCGTTGCGTTAGTGCTGCCGGCTGCTCAGCACTGGCCAGAGCCTCTCAGTGCCGATCGGCGTGACGCCCTTGAGCTGATGTCCCGCCCTTTGGCCCTCGATCAAATCCATCGCCCGAAGAATCGGGATGCTCTACAGCGGGCGCGGCGGCGCTTGGTGTTTGACGAATTTCTCTTGCTTCAGCTGGGTTTGATGCAGCGCCGAGCTGCACACCGTCAGCGTCAAGCCCCGTGTCTTGAAGGGGTCGGTCAGCGCGATGGTCTCGTCGGCCGCTTCCTGAGCTTGCTGCCCTTTGACTTGACTGCAGCACAACAACGGGTGCTGGCTGAGATTGAAGTCGATCTGGCCAAGGCGGAACCGATGGCCCGTTTGGTGCAAGGGGATGTGGGAAGCGGGAAAACGGTCGTGGCTGTTGCGGCGTTGCTGAATGCGGTGGATGCCGGTTGGCAAGGCGCGTTGATGGCTCCCACCGAGGTGCTGGCTGAACAGCACTACCGCAGTCTTTGCCAGTGGCTCACCCCGCTGCACATCAGCGTGGAGCTGCTCACTGGCTCCACCTCAAGGCCCAATCGACGCCGCATGCTCACCGATCTGGCCAATGGCACCCTGCGCATTCTGGTGGGTACCCATGCTCTGATCGAAGACCCGGTCGACTTCTCCCGCCTCGGTCTTGTGGTCGTTGACGAACAGCATCGTTTTGGCGTGCGTCAGCGCAATCGCTTACTCAGCAAAGGTCTGCAACCGCATCTGCTCACGATGACGGCAACCCCGATTCCGCGAACCCTCGCCCTTTCGCTTCACGGAGACCTGGATGTCAGTCAGATTGATGAGCTTCCTCCCGGGCGCACACCAATCCAAACCCGTCAGATTTCGGGATCTGATCGTGATCAGGCCTACGACTTGATCCGAGAGCAAGTGCAGGCGGGTCAGCGTGCGTATGTGGTTCTGCCTCTTGTCGAGGAGTCAGAAAAGATGGATCTTCGTTCCGCCGTTGATGTTCATCGACAACTGGTGGAAGAGGTGTTTCCCGATTGTTCTGTGGGCTTGCTGCATGGACGTCTGAACAGTGCTGAGAAACAGGCGGTGATTCAGGCGTTTGCCCGTGGCGATTGTCAGGTTCTCGTCTCCACAACGGTGGTGGAGGTGGGTGTGGATGTGCCGGAGGCCAGTGTGATGGTGATTGACCATGCTGACCGCTTTGGCCTGGCCCAGCTGCACCAGCTGCGAGGGCGAGTCGGCCGTGGTGCTGCGGCTTCCCACTGTCTGTTGGTGAATGACAGCCGTAATCCTTTGGCTCGGCAGCGCCTGGATGTGTTGGTGCGATCCACCGATGGGTTTGAAATTGCCGAGATGGATTTGCGCCTTCGGGGGCCTGGCCAAGTTCTCGGGACGCGCCAATCAGGCTTGCCTGATCTGGCTCTGGCCAGCCTTGCCGATGACGGTGCCGTTCTCGATGATGCACGCGAGGAAGCGAGCCGTTTGATTCAGGAGGATCCTGGTCTCAATGGCTACCCCGTGCTGCGTCAATTGCTTGAGAATCAACTGCTAAGAATGACCAGTGCTGGGCAACTCAATTAA
- the chlP gene encoding geranylgeranyl reductase produces MLRVAVVGGGPSGSCAAEILAKAGIQTWLFERKLDNAKPCGGAIPLCMVEEFDLPDEIIDRKVRNMKMISPSNREVDIKLDPLGYDDNAYIGMCRREVFDAFLRNRAADLGTTLVNGLVQKIDTGSNRQGPYILHYADYSGGGPTGEQKSLEVDLIIGADGANSRVAKAMDAGDYNVAIAFQERIKLPAEEMTYYEDLAEMYVGTDVSPDFYAWVFPKYDHVAVGTGTMQQNQSLIKGLQKGIRERANKRLFKGEVIKVEAHPIPEHPRPRRVVGRMALVGDAAGYVTKSSGEGIYFAAKSGRMCAEAIVEISNNGQRIPTEKEIKSTYLKRWDKKYGATYAVLDILQRIFYRNDAAREAFVEMCDDMDVQKLTFDSYLYKRVVMMNPWQQIKLTLRTLGSLLRGEALAPSEYGPVPSAVGRSDGDFLAEEAAQAIRAQAKDKDKETAGVN; encoded by the coding sequence ATGCTGCGAGTTGCCGTCGTCGGGGGTGGTCCGAGTGGATCCTGCGCCGCCGAGATTCTTGCCAAAGCTGGCATTCAAACCTGGTTGTTTGAGCGCAAGCTCGACAACGCCAAGCCCTGTGGTGGTGCAATTCCGTTGTGCATGGTCGAAGAATTCGACCTGCCCGACGAGATCATCGACCGCAAAGTGCGGAACATGAAGATGATCTCCCCCTCCAATCGTGAGGTGGACATCAAGCTTGATCCCCTCGGCTACGACGACAACGCCTACATCGGCATGTGTCGCCGTGAGGTGTTTGATGCCTTTCTCAGGAATCGCGCAGCAGACCTCGGCACCACCCTGGTGAATGGTCTGGTTCAGAAAATTGACACCGGCAGCAACCGCCAGGGGCCTTACATCCTCCATTACGCCGATTACAGCGGCGGCGGTCCCACCGGAGAACAGAAGTCCCTGGAAGTCGATCTGATCATTGGCGCCGACGGTGCCAATTCCCGGGTCGCTAAGGCCATGGACGCTGGCGATTACAACGTGGCGATTGCCTTCCAGGAGCGCATCAAGCTTCCCGCGGAGGAGATGACCTACTACGAAGACTTGGCCGAAATGTATGTGGGCACTGATGTGTCCCCTGACTTCTACGCCTGGGTTTTCCCCAAGTACGACCACGTCGCTGTCGGCACCGGCACGATGCAGCAGAACCAGTCCTTGATCAAAGGCCTGCAAAAAGGTATCCGTGAGCGCGCCAACAAACGCCTCTTCAAAGGTGAGGTGATCAAGGTCGAAGCACATCCGATCCCCGAGCATCCCCGTCCCCGCAGGGTCGTTGGTCGCATGGCACTCGTGGGAGATGCCGCTGGTTACGTCACTAAGAGCTCTGGCGAAGGCATCTATTTCGCCGCCAAGAGCGGTCGGATGTGCGCAGAGGCCATTGTTGAAATCTCCAACAACGGTCAGCGCATTCCCACTGAGAAAGAGATCAAGTCGACCTACCTCAAGCGCTGGGACAAGAAATACGGCGCCACTTATGCCGTCCTCGACATCCTCCAGCGCATCTTCTATCGCAACGATGCAGCCCGCGAGGCCTTCGTGGAGATGTGCGATGACATGGATGTGCAGAAGCTGACCTTTGACAGCTATCTGTACAAGCGGGTGGTGATGATGAACCCCTGGCAGCAGATCAAGCTCACCCTGCGCACCTTGGGAAGCCTGCTGCGTGGAGAAGCCCTGGCTCCGTCTGAATACGGTCCTGTGCCTTCTGCAGTTGGACGCTCCGATGGGGATTTCCTCGCCGAGGAGGCCGCCCAAGCGATCCGCGCCCAGGCGAAAGACAAAGACAAAGAAACTGCAGGAGTGAACTAA
- the glyS gene encoding glycine--tRNA ligase subunit beta: MASTFLLEIGTEELPADFARLALPQLQERVQRDLADLRLAHGDVRVSSTPRRLAVQVKALAEGQEDLCEERKGPPVAQAFKDGQPGPAAIGFAKRCGVDPAALEVRSTPKGDCVFATVQVKGQPALSLLQDCIPAWIDALQGRRFMRWGNGDQRFSRPVRWLVALLGTEIVPVTLPASEPVVHSGRCSRGHRLHPGGVEVASADDYDTALAAVGVHADRQQRAALIQSSLQERASSFDGALDCPSGLFEELVDLVEDPRIIQGEIADRYLDLPPEVIVTVMQSHQRYVPLTRSGVQPDPLRLASRDVLRPEFLLVGNGLASADAQIRRGNERVLSARLADAEFFLNVDRKQPSADRREALSRVTFASGLGSLLDRTERIELLAASLVTALQLPAATADAAKRAAHFCKNDLVSQMVGEFPELQGLMGGKYLLEEGETREVAQAVVEHYYPRGAGDHLPQSDAGAVVALAERLELLLSIYAKGERPTGSSDPYALRRAGNGILQILWDRGWRLDLFALLRQFAEVWQQQFPDFKVEAHSLAADLVLLLRQRIQSQLEDDGYEADLVQAVAGETLSDQRLLADPLDVLDRIRLLGSLREGQRLGALQAVVQRAARLAEKGDLEATVLQADAVVDPGKFASPSETAMHAAVLQLEPLAAARSYQQLADALVEATPALEAFFDGPDSVMVMADDLDLRRNRLNLLGVLRNQASVLARFDLIQN; this comes from the coding sequence GTGGCCTCAACCTTCCTGCTCGAAATCGGTACAGAAGAGCTTCCTGCTGACTTTGCCCGTCTGGCACTCCCCCAGCTTCAGGAGCGGGTGCAGCGCGATCTTGCTGATCTGAGACTGGCCCATGGGGACGTGCGCGTGAGCAGCACCCCCCGTCGTTTAGCTGTGCAGGTCAAGGCTCTGGCGGAGGGCCAGGAGGATCTTTGTGAAGAGCGCAAGGGCCCTCCGGTGGCCCAGGCTTTCAAGGATGGCCAGCCCGGTCCCGCAGCGATCGGTTTCGCCAAACGTTGTGGTGTCGACCCCGCTGCGCTTGAGGTGCGTTCCACCCCCAAGGGTGACTGCGTGTTCGCCACCGTGCAGGTGAAGGGGCAGCCGGCTTTGTCACTGCTCCAAGACTGCATTCCCGCCTGGATCGATGCCCTTCAAGGCCGACGTTTCATGCGATGGGGCAATGGTGACCAGCGCTTCAGCCGCCCTGTTCGCTGGCTGGTGGCCCTGCTTGGAACCGAGATCGTGCCGGTGACCCTGCCGGCTAGTGAGCCTGTGGTGCATAGCGGCCGTTGTAGCCGAGGTCATCGTCTCCATCCAGGCGGCGTCGAGGTGGCCAGTGCCGATGATTACGACACGGCCCTAGCTGCGGTCGGCGTGCATGCCGATCGCCAGCAACGGGCGGCACTGATTCAGTCGAGCCTTCAGGAACGTGCTTCCTCCTTCGATGGCGCCCTGGACTGTCCGTCAGGTTTGTTTGAGGAGTTGGTCGATCTGGTCGAGGATCCCCGCATCATTCAAGGGGAGATTGCGGACCGCTATCTGGATCTGCCTCCCGAGGTGATCGTCACGGTGATGCAATCCCATCAGCGCTACGTCCCCCTCACCCGCTCCGGGGTGCAGCCGGATCCCCTCCGACTGGCCTCGCGCGATGTGCTTCGGCCTGAGTTCCTGTTGGTTGGGAACGGCCTTGCGTCCGCTGACGCTCAGATTCGTCGCGGCAACGAACGGGTTCTGAGTGCTCGCCTGGCCGATGCCGAGTTTTTCCTGAATGTCGATCGCAAGCAACCCAGTGCTGATCGGCGTGAGGCACTCTCCCGGGTCACCTTTGCCTCCGGGCTCGGCAGCCTGCTGGATCGAACCGAACGCATTGAGCTGCTTGCGGCGAGCTTGGTGACGGCGCTCCAACTGCCAGCGGCGACTGCGGACGCTGCCAAGCGGGCCGCCCATTTCTGCAAGAACGATCTGGTGAGCCAGATGGTGGGTGAATTTCCCGAGCTGCAGGGGCTGATGGGTGGCAAATACCTGCTTGAAGAGGGTGAAACCAGGGAGGTGGCTCAAGCCGTGGTTGAGCACTACTACCCCCGTGGTGCCGGCGATCATTTGCCACAGAGCGATGCGGGTGCTGTTGTGGCTCTCGCTGAGCGGCTCGAGCTGTTGCTAAGCATCTACGCCAAAGGGGAGCGCCCCACGGGTTCATCGGACCCTTACGCCCTGCGTCGTGCGGGTAACGGCATTCTCCAGATCCTCTGGGATCGGGGTTGGCGCTTGGATCTCTTTGCTCTGCTGCGTCAGTTCGCTGAGGTCTGGCAGCAACAGTTCCCTGATTTCAAGGTGGAGGCCCATTCCCTGGCTGCGGACCTCGTGCTTCTGTTGCGGCAGCGCATTCAATCTCAGCTGGAAGATGATGGCTATGAGGCCGATCTTGTTCAGGCTGTGGCCGGTGAGACTCTGAGCGATCAGCGGCTGTTGGCTGATCCTCTGGATGTGTTGGATCGCATCCGTTTGCTGGGCAGCCTCAGAGAGGGGCAACGCCTTGGTGCGCTGCAGGCCGTTGTGCAACGGGCAGCCCGTCTGGCGGAGAAGGGCGACCTGGAGGCCACGGTGCTTCAGGCTGATGCGGTGGTCGACCCGGGCAAATTCGCTTCACCCAGTGAGACTGCGATGCATGCTGCGGTGCTGCAACTGGAACCCCTTGCCGCTGCTAGGTCGTATCAACAGCTTGCTGATGCTTTGGTGGAGGCCACGCCTGCTTTGGAGGCCTTTTTCGACGGGCCAGACAGCGTGATGGTGATGGCCGATGACCTTGACTTGCGCCGCAATCGCCTCAATCTTCTGGGCGTGCTTCGCAATCAGGCGTCTGTCTTGGCCCGTTTTGATCTAATCCAGAACTAA